In the Pseudomonas orientalis genome, one interval contains:
- a CDS encoding WbuC family cupin fold metalloprotein, protein MARFLDQTLFAELAEKAGDSPRGRHHHNFHQMEEPCHRLAVALQPSTYVPPHRHLSADKAETLLVLKGRLGLLIFSETGEVIAKRVMQAGGECAGVDLPPGVFHGLAVLEPDTVMFECKAGPYRPVGEGEQAAWAPREGDAGVADYQRWMLAQFD, encoded by the coding sequence ATGGCCCGTTTTCTTGATCAGACCTTATTTGCAGAGTTGGCCGAGAAAGCGGGCGACAGCCCCCGTGGCCGGCACCATCACAACTTCCACCAGATGGAAGAACCGTGTCATCGCCTCGCCGTGGCCCTGCAACCGAGTACCTATGTGCCGCCTCATCGGCACCTGAGCGCGGACAAGGCGGAAACCTTGCTGGTGCTCAAGGGCCGCTTGGGTTTGCTGATATTCAGCGAAACCGGTGAAGTCATCGCCAAGCGCGTCATGCAGGCGGGCGGCGAGTGCGCGGGCGTCGACCTGCCGCCCGGCGTATTCCATGGCCTGGCAGTGCTGGAACCCGATACGGTGATGTTCGAATGCAAGGCCGGGCCCTATCGACCCGTGGGCGAGGGTGAGCAAGCCGCGTGGGCGCCGCGCGAAGGCGATGCCGGTGTGGCCGACTACCAACGC
- a CDS encoding hypoxanthine-guanine phosphoribosyltransferase, whose translation MSADLEHIRQIMHEADCLYTEAQVEAAIAKVGEHITREMADTNPVVFCVMNGGLIFAGKLLTHLQFPLEASYLHATRYRNETSGGDLFWKAKPEVSFIDRDVLIIDDILDEGHTLGAIIDFCKHAGARKVHTAVLIDKDHDRKARPELKADFVGLPCVDRYIFGYGMDYKGYWRNANGIYAVKGM comes from the coding sequence ATGTCCGCTGATCTCGAGCATATCCGTCAAATCATGCACGAGGCTGACTGCCTGTACACCGAAGCGCAAGTGGAAGCTGCGATCGCCAAGGTCGGCGAGCACATCACCCGCGAAATGGCCGACACCAACCCAGTGGTTTTCTGCGTGATGAACGGTGGCCTGATTTTCGCCGGCAAATTGCTCACCCATCTGCAATTTCCCCTGGAAGCGTCTTACCTGCACGCCACCCGCTATCGCAACGAAACCAGTGGCGGCGATCTGTTCTGGAAGGCCAAGCCGGAAGTTTCGTTTATCGACCGTGACGTGCTGATCATCGATGACATCCTCGACGAAGGGCATACCCTGGGCGCGATTATCGACTTCTGCAAACATGCCGGCGCACGCAAAGTACACACTGCCGTGCTGATCGACAAAGACCACGATCGCAAGGCGCGTCCCGAGCTGAAAGCCGATTTCGTCGGGCTGCCGTGCGTCGATCGCTATATCTTCGGGTATGGCATGGACTACAAGGGCTACTGGCGTAACGCCAATGGCATCTACGCCGTTAAAGGAATGTAA
- the hisC gene encoding histidinol-phosphate transaminase — MSKFWSPFVKDLVPYVPGEQPKLTKLVKLNTNENPYGPSPKALAAMQAELNDNLRLYPDPNSDLLKQAVAGYYGIDAGKIFLGNGSDEVLAHIFHGLFQHELPLLFPDISYSFYPVYCGLYGIRFDAVPLDEQFQIRTADYARPNGGIIFPNPNAPTGCVLALDAVEQILKASPDSVVVVDEAYIDFGGETAISLVDRYPNLLVTQTLSKSRSLAGLRVGLAVGHPDLIEALERVKNSFNSYPLDRLAVAGAAAAFDDREYFEKTCRWVIDSREKLVAQLHAKDFEVLPSAANFIFARHPRHDAAGLAAKLREQGVIVRHFKQERIAQFLRISIGTPEQNQALIDGLGEL, encoded by the coding sequence ATGAGTAAATTCTGGAGCCCTTTCGTCAAGGATCTCGTGCCTTACGTACCCGGCGAACAGCCGAAGCTGACCAAACTGGTCAAGCTCAACACCAACGAAAACCCCTACGGCCCATCGCCCAAGGCGCTGGCGGCGATGCAGGCCGAGTTGAACGACAACCTGCGTCTGTACCCGGACCCTAACAGCGACCTGCTCAAGCAGGCTGTTGCCGGCTATTACGGGATCGATGCGGGCAAGATATTCCTCGGCAACGGTTCCGACGAAGTCCTGGCGCACATCTTTCACGGCCTGTTCCAGCACGAGCTGCCGCTGCTGTTCCCGGATATCAGTTACAGCTTCTATCCGGTGTATTGCGGCCTGTATGGCATCAGGTTCGACGCGGTGCCATTGGACGAGCAGTTCCAGATTCGCACGGCCGACTATGCGCGGCCCAACGGCGGGATCATTTTCCCCAACCCGAACGCGCCGACCGGCTGCGTGCTCGCGCTGGACGCCGTGGAGCAGATCCTCAAGGCCAGCCCGGACTCGGTGGTGGTGGTCGACGAAGCCTATATCGACTTCGGCGGCGAGACGGCCATCAGCCTGGTGGACCGCTATCCCAACCTGCTGGTCACCCAGACCCTATCCAAATCACGCTCACTGGCCGGTTTGCGGGTGGGCCTGGCCGTGGGCCACCCGGACCTGATCGAGGCGCTGGAGCGGGTCAAGAACAGCTTCAACTCCTATCCGCTGGATCGGCTGGCAGTCGCTGGCGCAGCCGCCGCTTTCGATGACCGTGAATACTTTGAGAAGACGTGCCGTTGGGTGATCGACAGCCGCGAGAAGCTGGTCGCCCAGCTGCACGCCAAGGACTTCGAAGTGCTGCCGTCAGCCGCCAACTTCATCTTCGCCCGCCATCCCCGGCACGACGCTGCCGGGCTGGCGGCCAAGTTGCGTGAACAGGGTGTGATCGTGCGGCACTTCAAGCAGGAGCGGATTGCCCAGTTCCTGCGGATAAGCATCGGTACGCCGGAGCAGAACCAGGCGCTGATTGATGGCCTGGGCGAGCTCTAA
- a CDS encoding uracil-xanthine permease family protein: MQDEFNDPLWRQILSGAQMLFVAFGALVLMPLITGLDPNVALFTAGLGTLLFQVVTGRQVPVFLASSFAFITPIILAKGQFGLAATMGGVMAAGFVYTFLGLAVKIKGTGFIDRLLPPVVIGPVIISIGLAMAPIAANMAMGKSGDGAELIHYQTAMLISMPALLTTLIVAVFGKGIFRLVPIISGVLVGFAMSFYFGVVDTAKIAAAPWFALPHFTAPEFNWQAILFIVPVALAPAIEHIGGVIAVGSVTGRDYLKKPGLHRTLLGDGIATTAAGLFGGPPNTTYAEVTGAVMLTKNYNPKIMTWAAVFAISLAFIGKFGALLQSIPVPVMGGILCLLFGSIAAVGMNTLIRHRIDLGEARNLVIVSVTLVFGIGGVLVGTGTGPDDFGLKGIALCAVVAIGLNLLLPGNDGWKNKKPEEPLL; the protein is encoded by the coding sequence ATGCAGGATGAATTCAACGACCCGCTTTGGCGCCAGATCCTGTCTGGCGCACAGATGCTCTTCGTGGCATTTGGCGCGCTGGTGTTGATGCCGCTGATCACCGGTCTTGATCCAAACGTCGCACTGTTCACCGCAGGCCTGGGCACGTTGCTGTTCCAGGTGGTGACAGGGCGGCAGGTGCCGGTGTTCCTGGCATCGAGCTTTGCGTTCATCACCCCGATCATTCTCGCCAAGGGCCAATTCGGCCTCGCGGCGACCATGGGCGGGGTGATGGCGGCGGGTTTCGTCTATACCTTCCTGGGCCTTGCCGTGAAGATCAAAGGCACCGGTTTTATCGACCGACTGCTGCCGCCGGTCGTGATCGGCCCGGTGATCATTTCCATCGGCCTGGCCATGGCGCCGATTGCCGCCAACATGGCGATGGGCAAGTCCGGCGACGGCGCCGAGTTGATCCACTACCAGACGGCCATGCTGATCTCGATGCCGGCACTGCTGACCACCTTGATCGTGGCCGTGTTCGGCAAGGGCATTTTCCGCCTGGTGCCGATCATCTCCGGCGTGCTGGTGGGCTTTGCCATGTCGTTCTACTTTGGCGTGGTCGACACGGCAAAGATCGCGGCTGCGCCGTGGTTCGCCCTGCCCCACTTCACTGCGCCGGAGTTCAACTGGCAGGCGATCCTGTTTATCGTGCCGGTGGCCCTGGCCCCTGCGATCGAACATATCGGTGGTGTGATTGCGGTAGGCAGCGTGACCGGCCGCGACTACCTGAAGAAGCCTGGCCTGCACCGCACCTTGCTGGGTGACGGGATTGCCACGACGGCCGCCGGCCTGTTTGGCGGCCCGCCCAATACCACCTACGCCGAAGTGACGGGCGCGGTGATGCTGACCAAGAACTACAATCCGAAAATCATGACCTGGGCCGCGGTGTTCGCGATCAGCCTGGCGTTCATCGGCAAGTTCGGCGCGCTGCTGCAAAGCATTCCGGTGCCGGTGATGGGCGGGATTCTGTGCCTGCTGTTCGGCTCGATTGCGGCGGTGGGGATGAATACGCTGATCCGCCACAGGATCGACCTGGGTGAAGCACGCAATCTGGTGATTGTGTCGGTGACCCTGGTGTTCGGGATTGGCGGTGTGCTGGTGGGGACCGGCACCGGCCCGGATGACTTCGGCCTCAAGGGCATCGCCCTGTGTGCGGTGGTGGCGATTGGTTTGAACCTGCTGCTGCCGGGCAATGATGGCTGGAAGAACAAGAAGCCTGAAGAACCACTGCTCTAA
- the upp gene encoding uracil phosphoribosyltransferase, producing MPTREIRHPLIRHKLGLMRRADISTKNFRELAQEVGALLTYEATKDLPLETYEIPGWAGPVQVEKIAGKKITVVPILRAGIGMLEGVLSLIPGAKVSAVGVARNEETLQAHTYLEKLVPEINERLAMIIDPMLATGSSMVATIDLLKKAGCRDIRAMVLVAAPEGIAAVEKAHPDVQIYTASIDERLNEHGYIIPGLGDAGDKIFGTKQKDA from the coding sequence ATGCCCACTCGCGAGATCCGCCACCCGCTGATCCGACACAAACTCGGCCTTATGCGCCGCGCCGACATCAGCACGAAGAACTTCCGTGAGCTTGCTCAGGAAGTCGGAGCGCTGCTCACCTACGAAGCCACCAAGGATTTACCCCTGGAGACCTACGAGATCCCCGGTTGGGCCGGTCCCGTACAAGTCGAGAAAATCGCCGGTAAGAAAATTACCGTGGTCCCGATCCTGCGCGCCGGTATCGGCATGCTCGAAGGCGTGCTCAGCCTGATCCCGGGCGCCAAGGTCAGCGCCGTGGGCGTGGCCCGCAATGAAGAAACACTGCAGGCCCACACCTACCTGGAAAAACTCGTCCCGGAAATCAACGAGCGCCTGGCCATGATCATCGACCCGATGCTCGCCACCGGCAGCTCCATGGTCGCCACCATCGACCTGCTGAAGAAAGCCGGCTGCCGCGATATCCGCGCCATGGTGCTGGTTGCCGCTCCCGAAGGCATCGCCGCCGTCGAGAAAGCGCACCCTGACGTACAGATCTACACCGCTTCCATCGACGAACGCTTGAATGAACACGGCTACATCATCCCAGGCCTGGGCGATGCCGGTGACAAGATCTTCGGCACCAAGCAGAAGGACGCGTGA